A genome region from Streptomyces pratensis includes the following:
- a CDS encoding ThuA domain-containing protein, with translation MQRTPHHRSRSRRGIAAAVAAGALTASLLGGNAATASPYPDPGLKERMATTLSLPSPPGGADVRVLVFHASAGEEPPTVDAGIAAIEKIGLSGPEAGRFKTVATDDAGVFTNGKKLGKFNAVVFLTGGGDVLDPEQEAGLEAYMEAGGGFLGIHDAARTEPYSDWFTGLVGARPAADSPTAVQRATVEIGDRQHPATKNLPLEWKRPDKWLNWKENPSGDVHTVARVRELTYTPGKSANGWDHPVSWCRDYDGGRSFYTAMGGTAAGFAETDFRDHLRGALAWTSRISQADCKATIDSNYTAERLTQPNQPGQNDQIGEPHGLVTAKDGRVFYIGRGGADSSAPVVTDWNNPDIGKGNGEIHVYDPATRKVSLAGKLSVFGNKGGGDELVKVEEGLLGIELDPDFAANGWVYLHYTPHAKIDRDKRMAVRQVSRFTFDRATNKLDLASEKVLLKWPVQIHSCCHAGGGMAWDSKGNLYIATGDNNSSGFSDGYSGNNPQPNYKGVSFADARRTAGNTNNLNGKILRIHPEDDGTYTLPEGNLFTGREPDEGGGKTRGEIYVMGVRNPARISVDKSTDTLYAGWVGPDAGAPSTTWGPAKYDTFAAITKAGNHGWPYCMGNKQPYRDRNLPDPTKPLGWYDCNAPRNESPNNDGLVKLPPVTGNTVWYSPQGGGVDYPRDANGIPSYKVEDQKQLLPWLKGGGQATMNGPVYRYDASSTSEAKWPAYWDGKWFVGDFYDDTQPRHAVLTDPKTVGKGGLPTHAESLKKIIPVGAEGIRNLMDWKFAPDGSLYVLDYGRGFFTSDSKSALWRVTYKGGGQTPAAADLARKAAAQ, from the coding sequence ATGCAGCGCACACCACATCACAGGTCCAGATCGCGCCGCGGCATCGCGGCGGCCGTGGCGGCGGGCGCTCTGACGGCGTCCCTGCTGGGCGGCAACGCGGCCACCGCAAGCCCGTATCCGGACCCGGGGCTGAAGGAACGGATGGCGACAACGTTGTCCCTTCCTTCGCCGCCGGGCGGGGCCGATGTGAGAGTGCTGGTGTTCCACGCTTCGGCGGGTGAGGAGCCGCCGACCGTGGACGCGGGTATAGCGGCCATCGAGAAGATCGGGCTCAGCGGTCCTGAGGCCGGGCGGTTCAAGACCGTCGCCACCGACGACGCCGGGGTCTTCACCAACGGCAAGAAGCTCGGAAAATTCAACGCGGTCGTCTTCCTGACCGGCGGCGGCGACGTGCTCGACCCGGAGCAGGAGGCGGGCCTGGAGGCGTACATGGAGGCCGGTGGCGGCTTCCTCGGCATCCATGACGCTGCGCGCACCGAACCGTACTCCGACTGGTTCACCGGTCTCGTGGGCGCCCGCCCCGCGGCGGACAGCCCGACGGCCGTCCAGCGTGCCACCGTGGAGATCGGCGACCGGCAGCACCCGGCGACGAAGAACCTCCCGCTGGAGTGGAAGCGCCCGGACAAGTGGCTGAACTGGAAGGAGAACCCGTCCGGCGACGTCCACACCGTGGCCCGCGTCCGCGAGCTCACCTACACGCCGGGGAAGAGCGCCAACGGCTGGGACCACCCGGTCTCCTGGTGCCGTGACTACGACGGCGGCCGCTCCTTCTACACCGCCATGGGCGGTACGGCCGCCGGCTTCGCCGAGACCGACTTCCGGGATCATCTGCGCGGCGCGCTGGCCTGGACGAGCCGCATCTCGCAGGCCGACTGCAAGGCGACCATCGACTCCAACTACACGGCCGAGCGGCTCACCCAGCCCAACCAGCCCGGGCAGAACGACCAGATCGGCGAACCGCACGGTCTGGTGACCGCGAAGGACGGGCGGGTCTTCTACATCGGGCGCGGCGGCGCCGACAGCAGCGCGCCGGTGGTCACGGACTGGAACAACCCGGACATCGGCAAGGGCAACGGCGAGATCCACGTCTACGACCCCGCCACCAGGAAGGTCTCCCTCGCCGGCAAACTGAGCGTCTTCGGCAACAAGGGCGGCGGCGACGAACTGGTGAAGGTGGAGGAGGGCCTGCTCGGAATCGAGCTGGACCCGGACTTCGCCGCCAACGGCTGGGTGTACCTGCACTACACCCCGCACGCGAAGATCGACCGCGACAAGCGGATGGCGGTGCGCCAGGTCTCGCGCTTCACCTTCGACCGGGCCACGAACAAGCTGGACCTGGCGTCCGAGAAGGTGCTGCTGAAGTGGCCCGTCCAGATCCACAGCTGCTGCCACGCGGGCGGCGGCATGGCATGGGACTCCAAGGGCAACCTCTACATCGCCACGGGTGACAACAACTCCTCGGGCTTCAGCGACGGCTACTCGGGCAACAACCCGCAGCCGAACTACAAGGGCGTGTCGTTCGCCGACGCCCGCCGCACGGCGGGCAACACCAACAACCTCAACGGCAAGATCCTGCGGATCCACCCCGAGGACGACGGCACCTACACGCTGCCCGAGGGCAACCTCTTCACGGGCAGGGAGCCGGACGAGGGCGGCGGCAAGACCCGCGGTGAGATCTACGTGATGGGTGTCCGCAACCCCGCCCGCATCTCCGTCGACAAGTCGACCGACACCCTGTACGCGGGCTGGGTCGGCCCCGACGCGGGCGCTCCGAGCACGACCTGGGGGCCCGCCAAGTACGACACGTTCGCGGCGATCACCAAGGCCGGCAACCACGGCTGGCCGTACTGCATGGGCAACAAGCAGCCCTACCGGGACCGCAATCTGCCCGACCCCACCAAGCCGCTGGGCTGGTACGACTGCAACGCGCCCAGGAACGAGTCGCCGAACAACGACGGCCTGGTGAAGCTGCCGCCGGTGACCGGCAACACCGTCTGGTACTCGCCGCAGGGCGGCGGCGTCGACTACCCGCGCGACGCGAACGGCATCCCGAGCTACAAGGTGGAGGACCAGAAGCAGCTCCTGCCCTGGCTCAAGGGCGGTGGCCAGGCCACGATGAACGGCCCGGTCTACCGCTACGACGCGTCGAGCACGAGCGAGGCCAAGTGGCCCGCGTACTGGGACGGCAAGTGGTTCGTCGGTGACTTCTACGACGACACCCAGCCGCGTCACGCCGTGCTGACCGACCCGAAGACCGTGGGCAAGGGCGGTCTGCCCACGCACGCCGAGTCCCTGAAGAAGATCATCCCGGTCGGGGCGGAAGGCATCCGCAACCTCATGGACTGGAAGTTCGCCCCGGACGGATCGCTCTACGTCCTGGACTACGGGCGCGGCTTCTTCACCTCCGACTCCAAGTCCGCGCTGTGGCGCGTGACGTACAAGGGCGGCGGTCAGACCCCGGCCGCCGCAGACCTGGCCAGGAAGGCGGCAGCGCAGTGA
- a CDS encoding multicopper oxidase domain-containing protein, with product MDRRTFNRRMLVGGGVAAATGVTSMSLGAVQATSAENPAKTAPAGGVVRHLKLYAEKLAGGQLGYGFEKGKASIPGPLIEITEGDTLHIEFENTTDVDASLHVHGVDYDIASDGTRMNRSHVEPGGTRTYTWRTHAPGRRKDGTWQAGSAGYWHYHDHVVGTDHGTGGIRKGLYGPLVVRRKGDVLPDKTITIVFNDMTINNRAAHESPNFEATVGDRVEVVMITHGEYYHTFHIHGHRWADNRTGLLTGPDDPSRVVDTKICGPADSFGFQMIAGEHVGAGAWMYHCHVQSHSDMGMAGLLLVAKADGTVPGYDPPHHASGGSEAHEH from the coding sequence ATGGACCGAAGGACCTTCAACCGCCGGATGCTGGTGGGCGGGGGAGTGGCGGCCGCCACCGGTGTGACATCGATGTCACTCGGCGCGGTGCAGGCCACCTCCGCGGAGAACCCGGCGAAGACGGCCCCCGCCGGCGGAGTCGTGCGCCATCTCAAGCTCTACGCCGAGAAGCTGGCGGGCGGTCAGCTCGGATACGGCTTCGAGAAGGGCAAGGCGTCGATCCCCGGGCCGCTCATCGAGATCACCGAGGGCGACACGCTGCACATCGAGTTCGAGAACACCACCGACGTCGATGCCAGCCTCCATGTCCACGGCGTGGACTACGACATCGCGAGCGACGGCACGCGGATGAACCGCAGTCACGTCGAGCCCGGCGGCACCCGTACCTACACCTGGCGCACCCACGCGCCCGGCCGCCGGAAGGACGGCACCTGGCAGGCGGGCAGCGCCGGCTACTGGCACTACCACGACCACGTCGTCGGCACGGACCACGGCACGGGAGGCATCCGAAAGGGGCTCTACGGGCCCCTCGTCGTGCGGCGCAAGGGGGACGTCCTGCCGGACAAGACGATCACGATCGTCTTCAACGACATGACGATCAACAACAGGGCGGCCCACGAGAGCCCGAACTTCGAGGCCACCGTGGGTGACCGGGTCGAGGTCGTGATGATCACGCACGGTGAGTACTACCACACGTTCCACATCCACGGGCACCGGTGGGCGGACAACAGGACCGGGCTGCTCACCGGCCCCGACGACCCCAGCCGCGTGGTCGACACGAAGATCTGCGGACCCGCCGACTCCTTCGGATTCCAGATGATCGCGGGTGAACACGTGGGCGCCGGGGCGTGGATGTACCACTGCCACGTCCAGAGCCACTCCGACATGGGGATGGCCGGTCTGCTGCTCGTCGCCAAGGCGGACGGCACCGTTCCCGGGTACGACCCGCCGCACCACGCCTCAGGCGGGTCCGAGGCGCACGAGCACTGA
- a CDS encoding VOC family protein, whose product MPDPVFVTGAPNWIDLGTPDVEAATTFYNGLFGWGLVPGGPETGGYGTYRLRDSTVAGVMTVPEDQGKPAWSVYFQTPDADATARTVEQAGGTAAFPPMDVLDYGRMGGFTDNTGGYFGVWQPGTNPGLGMIMEPGSLIWSELYTPDVPSAAAFFHTVFGWQTSQTDFPGGSYTVVRPAGTDNDESAFGGLVPLDQVPSESAAGPHWLPYFAVDDTDATVSAAERLGGRVTMAATDLPEVGRIATFADPAGAAFAVIRPAPMP is encoded by the coding sequence ATGCCCGACCCAGTTTTCGTCACCGGTGCCCCCAACTGGATCGACCTCGGCACCCCCGACGTCGAGGCGGCCACCACCTTCTACAACGGTCTTTTCGGGTGGGGCCTCGTGCCAGGCGGCCCCGAGACCGGTGGCTACGGGACGTACCGGCTGCGGGACAGCACCGTCGCGGGAGTGATGACCGTGCCGGAGGACCAGGGGAAGCCCGCCTGGTCCGTCTACTTCCAGACCCCCGACGCCGACGCCACCGCACGGACGGTCGAGCAGGCCGGCGGAACCGCCGCGTTCCCTCCGATGGACGTGCTGGACTACGGGCGCATGGGCGGCTTCACCGACAACACCGGCGGATACTTCGGCGTCTGGCAGCCCGGGACGAACCCGGGTCTCGGCATGATCATGGAACCCGGCTCACTGATCTGGTCCGAGCTGTACACCCCGGACGTGCCGTCGGCAGCGGCCTTCTTCCACACGGTCTTCGGGTGGCAGACCAGCCAGACGGACTTCCCCGGCGGTTCGTACACGGTCGTGCGGCCCGCGGGAACGGACAACGACGAGTCCGCCTTCGGAGGGCTCGTGCCTCTCGACCAGGTCCCCAGTGAGAGCGCGGCCGGACCGCACTGGCTGCCGTACTTCGCCGTGGACGACACGGACGCCACGGTGTCCGCCGCGGAGCGGCTGGGCGGCCGGGTGACCATGGCCGCCACGGATCTGCCGGAGGTGGGCCGGATCGCCACCTTCGCCGACCCCGCGGGTGCCGCCTTCGCGGTGATCAGGCCCGCGCCGATGCCGTAG
- a CDS encoding WhiB family transcriptional regulator: protein MPINTMTDELTWQESALCAQAGPEFFFPAPGSSTREAKQLCNACEGRVACLEYALTHDERFGVWGGLSEKERDRLRRARSARR, encoded by the coding sequence ATGCCGATCAACACCATGACCGACGAGCTCACCTGGCAGGAGAGCGCCCTGTGCGCGCAGGCCGGGCCGGAGTTCTTCTTCCCGGCGCCGGGCAGTTCCACCCGCGAGGCCAAGCAGCTGTGCAACGCGTGCGAGGGCCGTGTGGCCTGCCTGGAGTACGCACTCACCCACGACGAGCGCTTCGGTGTCTGGGGAGGGCTCTCCGAGAAGGAGCGGGACCGGCTGCGCAGAGCCCGGTCCGCCAGGCGCTGA
- a CDS encoding chitosanase: MTRLVLFGAPIAIVASILFNGGDSEPPTVTRQADGPGKAGAAEPEAAGQADARADEIDALPPGLAAPAMKETASRLVASAEASTLDWRSQYGAIEDVGDGTGYTAGIVGFCSGTNDMLQLVEAYTEEHPDNPLAPFLPALRAVDGSDSHEGLDPGFTDAWREAAQDPAFRKAQDATRDRLYFEPAVRLAKMDGLGTLGQFIYYDAMVLHGPGVEADGFYGIRDAAMRAADTAAEGGDETTYLNAFLDGSRSAIKARKVQRDTTRIDTAQRVFLRDGNLGMEKPLVWQVYGETFRIT; this comes from the coding sequence GTGACGCGTCTTGTTCTCTTCGGTGCACCGATCGCCATCGTCGCTTCGATCCTGTTCAACGGCGGCGACTCCGAGCCGCCTACGGTGACCCGACAGGCCGACGGCCCGGGGAAAGCCGGCGCGGCGGAGCCGGAAGCGGCCGGACAGGCCGACGCGCGGGCCGACGAGATCGACGCGCTCCCGCCCGGGCTGGCCGCGCCGGCCATGAAGGAGACCGCCTCCCGTCTCGTCGCCAGCGCGGAGGCGTCCACCCTGGACTGGCGCAGTCAGTACGGAGCGATCGAGGACGTCGGCGACGGCACCGGCTACACCGCCGGAATAGTCGGCTTCTGCTCCGGGACCAACGACATGCTGCAGCTGGTCGAGGCGTACACCGAGGAGCATCCCGACAATCCGCTCGCGCCGTTCCTTCCTGCCCTGCGCGCGGTCGACGGCTCCGACTCGCACGAGGGTCTCGACCCCGGCTTCACGGACGCCTGGCGCGAGGCCGCGCAGGATCCGGCCTTCCGCAAGGCTCAGGACGCGACGCGCGACAGGCTGTACTTCGAGCCCGCGGTCCGGCTGGCCAAGATGGACGGCCTCGGCACCCTGGGACAGTTCATCTACTACGACGCGATGGTCCTGCACGGGCCCGGTGTCGAGGCGGACGGCTTCTACGGCATCCGCGACGCCGCGATGAGGGCGGCGGACACGGCGGCGGAGGGCGGCGACGAGACCACGTACCTGAACGCCTTCCTCGACGGGAGCCGGTCGGCGATCAAGGCCCGCAAGGTGCAGCGGGACACGACCCGGATCGACACGGCGCAGCGGGTGTTCCTGCGCGACGGCAATCTCGGGATGGAGAAGCCGCTGGTGTGGCAGGTGTACGGCGAGACCTTCCGGATCACCTGA
- a CDS encoding acyl-ACP desaturase yields the protein MTVTSPHLGSSKAWTDAQLLYALEEVVEKELNRHLKVAKDWMPHEYVPFSDGRNFPGLFEDGEAWETGQSKVTDIGRIALVVNLLTEDNLPSYHHEIASLFGRDGAWGTWVHRWTAEEGRHGIVMRDYLLTSRAVDPDKLEQFRMAHMAEGFESDNRHSMLHSVAYVAFQELATRVSHRNTGHQSGDPVCDRMLARIATDENLHMVFYRNLLGAAFELAPDLTMQSVRDVVVNFRMPGHGMPGFERAAAQMAIGEIYNMRIHHDDVIQPVLRYLKVLDIDGLGPEGLAAQEELGLYMNGLDSEASKFDEKLAARKARVAARAAQG from the coding sequence GTGACAGTCACCTCTCCCCATCTCGGCAGTTCGAAGGCGTGGACGGACGCCCAGCTGCTGTACGCACTGGAAGAGGTGGTGGAGAAGGAACTCAACCGCCATCTCAAGGTAGCCAAGGACTGGATGCCCCACGAGTACGTGCCGTTCTCCGACGGCCGCAACTTCCCCGGCCTCTTCGAGGACGGGGAGGCCTGGGAGACCGGCCAGTCCAAGGTCACCGACATCGGGCGCATCGCCCTCGTCGTGAATCTGCTGACCGAGGACAACCTCCCCAGCTACCACCACGAGATCGCCTCGCTCTTCGGCCGCGACGGCGCCTGGGGGACCTGGGTGCACCGCTGGACGGCGGAGGAGGGCCGGCACGGCATCGTGATGCGCGACTACCTGCTCACCTCCCGCGCCGTCGACCCGGACAAGCTGGAGCAGTTCCGCATGGCGCACATGGCGGAGGGCTTCGAGTCCGACAACCGCCACTCGATGCTGCACTCCGTGGCCTATGTCGCCTTCCAGGAGCTCGCGACCCGCGTGTCGCACCGCAACACCGGCCACCAGTCGGGCGACCCCGTCTGCGACCGGATGCTGGCACGGATCGCGACCGACGAGAACCTGCACATGGTCTTCTACCGGAACCTGCTGGGTGCCGCCTTCGAGCTGGCCCCGGACCTCACGATGCAGTCCGTGCGCGACGTCGTCGTCAACTTCCGGATGCCCGGACACGGCATGCCCGGTTTCGAGCGCGCCGCCGCGCAGATGGCCATCGGCGAGATCTACAACATGCGCATCCACCACGACGACGTGATCCAGCCCGTCCTGCGGTACCTGAAGGTCCTCGACATCGACGGCCTCGGCCCGGAGGGCCTCGCGGCGCAGGAGGAGCTCGGTCTCTACATGAACGGCCTGGACAGCGAGGCGTCGAAGTTCGACGAGAAGCTGGCGGCCCGCAAGGCCCGCGTGGCGGCCCGGGCCGCTCAGGGCTGA
- a CDS encoding ABC-F family ATP-binding cassette domain-containing protein — translation MPASTTHILCSSLSFAWPDGSEVLDGFQLAVGPGRTGLIGLNGSGKSTLLRLIAGELVPTGGHIRTAGDIGYLPQDLVLDTSLRVDEALGVATARAALHAIEAGDAGEEHFTAVGDDWDVEERARAVLDELGLTGIGLDRTIGELSGGECVLLRLAALLLARPSVLLLDEPTNNLDLYARGRLYDAVDAWAGVLVVVSHDRELLERVDRIADLRDGAVTWYGGSLSAYEEALAVEQEAAERMVRVAEADVRRQKRELADAHVKLSRRKRYGQKMWDTKREPKAVMGQRKQTAQESAGKHRIMHTERLAEAVDRLDEAVEAVRDDEAIRIELPDTRVHPGSGVLVLRDLEPAHGAPIRGEWELRGPERIALTGRNGAGKTTLLRTIAGELDPVSGEATALVPVGYLPQRLDVLDDTLSLVGNVARVAPGTTDNGIRARLAHFLFRGGRADRPAGALSGGERLRATLAALLLTEPAPRLLMLDEPTNSLDLSGVHRLTSALGAYRGALIVASHDVPFLESLGITRWLLLDGDRLLDIDHGELPGTEGEST, via the coding sequence GTGCCTGCATCCACCACGCATATCCTCTGCTCCTCGCTCTCGTTCGCCTGGCCCGACGGGAGCGAGGTCCTCGACGGCTTCCAACTGGCCGTGGGACCGGGCCGGACCGGTCTCATCGGTCTCAACGGTTCCGGCAAGTCGACCTTGTTGCGACTGATCGCAGGCGAACTCGTCCCGACCGGGGGACACATCAGGACGGCCGGCGACATCGGGTACCTCCCCCAGGATCTCGTACTGGACACCTCCCTGCGGGTGGACGAGGCGCTGGGCGTCGCCACGGCACGGGCGGCGCTCCACGCCATCGAGGCCGGCGATGCGGGCGAGGAACACTTCACGGCGGTCGGGGACGACTGGGACGTCGAGGAACGCGCCCGCGCAGTGCTCGACGAGCTGGGCCTGACCGGTATCGGTCTCGACCGGACGATCGGCGAGCTGTCCGGTGGTGAGTGCGTGCTGCTGCGCCTGGCGGCCCTGCTGCTGGCCCGGCCGTCCGTCCTCCTGCTGGACGAACCCACCAACAACCTCGACCTGTACGCCCGCGGGCGCCTGTACGACGCCGTCGACGCCTGGGCGGGTGTGCTGGTCGTGGTCAGTCACGACCGGGAGCTGCTGGAACGCGTGGACCGGATCGCGGATCTCCGCGACGGCGCGGTCACCTGGTACGGCGGCAGCCTGTCGGCGTACGAGGAGGCGCTGGCCGTGGAACAGGAAGCGGCCGAGCGCATGGTGCGGGTCGCGGAGGCCGATGTCAGACGGCAGAAGCGCGAACTGGCCGACGCACACGTCAAGCTGTCCCGGCGCAAGCGGTACGGGCAGAAGATGTGGGACACCAAGCGCGAGCCGAAGGCCGTGATGGGGCAGCGCAAGCAGACCGCCCAGGAGTCGGCCGGCAAGCACCGCATCATGCACACCGAGCGGCTGGCCGAAGCGGTGGACCGCCTCGACGAGGCGGTCGAGGCGGTACGGGACGACGAGGCGATCCGGATCGAGCTGCCGGACACGCGGGTGCATCCGGGCAGCGGCGTGCTGGTGCTCCGCGATCTCGAACCGGCCCACGGTGCACCGATCCGGGGCGAGTGGGAGCTGCGTGGTCCGGAGCGGATCGCGCTGACCGGCCGCAACGGCGCGGGGAAGACGACGCTGCTGCGCACCATCGCGGGCGAGCTTGATCCGGTGTCGGGCGAGGCGACCGCCCTGGTTCCGGTGGGCTACCTTCCACAGCGCCTCGACGTCCTCGACGACACGCTGTCGCTGGTGGGCAACGTGGCACGCGTCGCGCCCGGCACCACGGACAACGGCATCCGGGCGAGGCTGGCGCACTTCCTTTTCAGGGGCGGGCGCGCGGACCGTCCCGCCGGCGCGCTCTCCGGCGGTGAGCGCCTCCGGGCCACACTGGCGGCGCTGCTGCTCACCGAGCCGGCCCCTCGGCTGCTGATGCTGGACGAGCCGACGAACAGCCTGGACCTGTCCGGCGTGCACCGCCTGACCTCGGCGCTCGGGGCGTACCGGGGAGCCCTGATCGTGGCGAGCCACGACGTTCCGTTCCTGGAGTCGCTGGGGATCACCCGGTGGCTGCTCCTGGACGGGGACAGGCTCCTGGACATCGACCACGGAGAGCTTCCGGGGACAGAGGGCGAGAGCACCTGA